Within Streptobacillus felis, the genomic segment TAAAGAAAATATCTAAAGATTCTAAAACAGTAGTTTTACCCACATCATTTCTCCCTATTATTGCTGTTAAATTATCAAATTCAAAATTTACTTCATTACTATCTCCTCTTAAATTATTAA encodes:
- a CDS encoding AAA family ATPase; amino-acid sequence: MKIASIKINNLRGDSNEVNFEFDNLTAIIGRNDVGKTTVLESLDIFF